Proteins found in one Triticum urartu cultivar G1812 chromosome 4, Tu2.1, whole genome shotgun sequence genomic segment:
- the LOC125553809 gene encoding uncharacterized protein LOC125553809 — MTTSSRSSHRPSCMTRRLLTACKRALARLFRIPATAALSIRAFRFRNLRKSTAKMSPRHRRRAGRGFRSVRAVFWPLIPPSSTPATSTESHTARRVVAAAVPEVPVPSPETPAYVKMVARLRSRTTTRIGEEKEEACRSFESCLMEILTEEGKARDLQDVEELLQCWERLKSPVFVDLVCRFYGDLCKDLFSSAAGGEHAGNTDQDLGQVSMSAALLV; from the coding sequence ATGACAACCTCGTCTCGATCGTCTCATCGTCCCTCCTGCATGACGCGCCGCCTTCTGACGGCATGCAAGCGAGCCCTTGCGCGGCTTTTCCGCATCCCGGCCACCGCCGCCCTCTCTATCAGGGCCTTCCGGTTCCGCAATCTCCGCAAGTCCACCGCCAAGATGAGCCCCCGCCACCGGCGTCGTGCCGGCCGAGGCTTCCGGTCGGTCCGCGCGGTGTTCTGGCCGTTAATCCCTCCGTCTTCCACGCCGGCAACCTCGACAGAGAGCCATACCGCGCGCAGGGTAGTTGCTGCGGCGGTGCCAGAGGTGCCGGTGCCGTCGCCAGAAACGCCTGCGTATGTGAAGATGGTGGCGCGGCTGCGGTCGAGGACGACCACGCGAATTGGAGAGGAGAAAGAGGAGGCATGCCGGAGTTTTGAGAGCTGCCTGATGGAGATTTTGACGGAGGAAGGCAAAGCGCGGGACCTGCAGGACGTGGAGGAACTCCTACAGTGCTGGGAGCGGCTCAAGTCGCCGGTGTTCGTCGATCTAGTCTGCCGGTTCTACGGCGATCTGTGCAAGGACTTATTCTCCTCCGCCGCTGGGGGTGAGCACGCCGGAAACACTGACCAGGACCTGGGGCAAGTTTCCATGTCGGCTGCTTTACTAGTGTAA